Genomic segment of Rhodocaloribacter litoris:
CTGCACCGGGAGCTGCAGGGTGCGGGGATCGACTTCGAACGTACCCCGGTAGACCACCACGGCCGGTCCTTCGAGGTAGAGCCCGTCCATGCCCGGCCCGTTCCAGCCGACGGTGAGGACGCCCCCGGGCATCCGGACCTCCACCACGCCCGCCGCCACCCATCCGCGCAGCCGGGCCACCAGGGCGGCCGCCGTGGCCCCCGTGCCACAGGCCAGGGTCTCCGCCTCGACCCCCTTCTCGAACGTCCGTACCCGAAGCCGGGCCGGCGTCTCCCCGCCGGCCTCGACGACCTCGACGAAGTTCACATTCGTCCCGTCCGGGGCAAAGGCGGCCGCGTGCCGGATGGCCGCCCCGCGCTCGGTCACCGGCACCGTCGCCACCGAGGGCACCCGGCAGACGGCATGGTGCGTTCCCGTCCAGATGTAGTCGGCCGGCCCGCCCTCGCCGGCGCCGAGGCGGTCGGGGTGGTAGGCCTCAAACGGGGGCATGAAGAGCCGGACGGGCGCCTCGGGGTCGGCCGGCACACGGGCCCGGTAACGC
This window contains:
- the dapF gene encoding diaminopimelate epimerase; this encodes MITRKLIVEFTKMSGAGNDFIVIDNRFFNFHPDELAALARRWCRRRTGIGADGLLALEAPAPEGDDFFMRYLNADGSPAMCGNGARCLARFARMAGIDREELVFGTVSGRYRARVPADPEAPVRLFMPPFEAYHPDRLGAGEGGPADYIWTGTHHAVCRVPSVATVPVTERGAAIRHAAAFAPDGTNVNFVEVVEAGGETPARLRVRTFEKGVEAETLACGTGATAAALVARLRGWVAAGVVEVRMPGGVLTVGWNGPGMDGLYLEGPAVVVYRGTFEVDPRTLQLPVQEAEG